The proteins below come from a single Pseudomonas chlororaphis genomic window:
- a CDS encoding porin — protein MKKKNNTQLICQLSAVAAMMLAGSAHAADAFSADSQWMTGDWGGERTKLIEQGIDIKADYVGEVGGNLHGGYNNDKTARYSDQFGLGVALDLQKLWGWDNTQAKIQLTNRNGQNISNDRVGDPRAGTLSSSQEVYGRGHMVRLTQLWIKHQFLDGKLDVKAGYFGEGEDFNTFPCEFQNLAFCGSQVGNWATNIWYNWPVSQAAIRVKYNLTPEFYAQIGAYNQNPSQLEHGNGFKLSGSGTKGTVIPVELVWSPKVNNLPGEYRVGYYKSTADANDVREDDNGNDAATTGNAYRSHDSKHGYWFVAQQQLTTHNGDASRGLNIAANATFHDKDTNVVDNYQSLMFVYKGPFDARPKDDIGIGFSRIHVNDDVKKNAELTNAANGVNDYNDPLFAPLRSTEYNYELNYGVHVTNWLTVRPNLQYITHPGGVDEVDNALVAGLKIQSVF, from the coding sequence ATGAAGAAGAAAAACAACACCCAGCTTATCTGCCAGTTGTCAGCCGTTGCGGCGATGATGCTGGCCGGTAGCGCACATGCGGCCGACGCGTTCAGCGCCGATTCGCAGTGGATGACGGGTGACTGGGGTGGTGAACGGACCAAGCTGATCGAGCAGGGTATCGACATCAAGGCTGACTACGTCGGTGAAGTGGGTGGCAACCTGCACGGTGGCTACAACAACGACAAGACGGCGCGCTACTCCGACCAGTTCGGCCTGGGCGTGGCGTTGGACCTGCAAAAGCTGTGGGGCTGGGATAACACCCAGGCCAAGATCCAGCTGACCAATCGTAACGGGCAAAACATCTCCAATGACCGTGTCGGCGATCCGCGTGCCGGCACCTTGAGTTCTTCCCAGGAAGTCTACGGCCGTGGCCACATGGTCCGTCTGACCCAACTGTGGATCAAGCACCAGTTCCTCGACGGCAAGCTGGACGTCAAGGCCGGTTACTTCGGCGAAGGCGAAGACTTCAACACCTTCCCTTGCGAATTCCAGAACCTGGCTTTCTGCGGTTCCCAGGTGGGTAACTGGGCGACCAACATCTGGTACAACTGGCCCGTCAGCCAGGCGGCGATCCGCGTGAAGTACAACCTCACGCCTGAGTTCTATGCGCAGATCGGTGCCTACAACCAGAACCCTTCGCAACTGGAGCACGGCAACGGCTTCAAGCTCAGCGGCAGTGGCACCAAGGGCACCGTCATCCCGGTCGAGCTGGTCTGGTCGCCGAAGGTCAACAACCTGCCAGGCGAATACCGGGTCGGTTACTACAAGAGCACGGCCGATGCCAATGACGTCCGTGAGGATGACAACGGTAACGACGCCGCGACCACCGGCAATGCCTATCGCAGCCATGACAGCAAGCACGGCTACTGGTTCGTGGCGCAGCAACAGCTCACCACTCACAACGGTGACGCGTCCCGCGGCCTGAACATCGCCGCCAACGCGACCTTCCACGACAAGGACACCAACGTCGTCGACAACTACCAGTCGTTGATGTTCGTGTACAAGGGGCCGTTCGATGCACGTCCCAAAGATGACATCGGGATCGGCTTCTCGCGTATCCATGTCAACGATGACGTGAAGAAAAACGCCGAGCTGACCAACGCTGCCAATGGCGTCAACGACTACAACGACCCGTTGTTCGCACCGCTGCGCAGCACCGAGTACAACTACGAGCTCAACTACGGTGTTCACGTCACCAACTGGCTGACCGTACGTCCCAACCTGCAGTACATCACCCACCCAGGTGGCGTGGATGAAGTCGACAACGCCCTGGTGGCCGGCCTGAAAATTCAGTCGGTGTTCTAA
- a CDS encoding aldose epimerase: MHEHPLQRFFRSLRERPVFAWERYRQRDVLVIDHPLCQAVFSRQGAQLLHFQPRGQKPWLWCAAKWPQVGAIRGGVPVCWPWYGRHPSENAWPSHGWARLIDWKLLDSRSDDDGVHLHWQLQLCDWQVDLHADLGERMELRLSTEHQDSLPCQLSQALHAYWRIGDVGEIALSGLEGAQGYDQLSREVCQQEGELRVDGGCQRVFQHEGELQLKDRAWQRELCIDTGDSADTVVWHPGARPLLGVSWDEISEFVCVEAASGGTDSLCLAPGERAHLSLQARVGA; this comes from the coding sequence ATGCATGAGCATCCGCTACAACGCTTTTTCAGATCCTTGCGCGAGCGCCCGGTGTTTGCCTGGGAGCGCTATCGGCAGCGCGATGTGCTGGTGATCGACCATCCGCTGTGCCAGGCGGTGTTCAGCCGCCAGGGCGCGCAGTTGCTGCATTTCCAACCCCGTGGCCAGAAACCCTGGTTGTGGTGTGCGGCCAAGTGGCCGCAAGTCGGTGCGATACGCGGCGGGGTGCCGGTGTGTTGGCCGTGGTATGGCCGCCATCCCAGTGAAAACGCCTGGCCGTCCCATGGCTGGGCGCGACTGATCGACTGGAAACTGCTCGACAGCCGCAGCGATGACGACGGCGTGCACCTGCACTGGCAGTTGCAACTGTGCGACTGGCAGGTGGACCTGCATGCCGACCTGGGTGAACGCATGGAGCTGCGCTTGAGCACCGAGCACCAGGACAGCCTGCCGTGCCAGTTGAGTCAGGCTTTGCATGCCTACTGGCGTATTGGCGATGTTGGTGAGATAGCGCTGTCTGGGCTGGAAGGTGCTCAAGGTTACGACCAGTTGAGTCGCGAGGTTTGCCAGCAGGAAGGTGAGTTGCGAGTCGACGGCGGTTGCCAGCGGGTGTTCCAGCATGAGGGCGAATTGCAGCTCAAGGATCGCGCCTGGCAGCGCGAACTGTGCATCGACACGGGCGACAGCGCCGACACCGTGGTGTGGCACCCGGGTGCCCGGCCATTGCTGGGGGTGAGCTGGGATGAGATCAGCGAGTTTGTCTGCGTCGAGGCCGCCAGTGGCGGCACCGACAGCCTGTGCCTGGCGCCGGGGGAGCGGGCTCACCTGAGTTTGCAGGCGCGGGTGGGGGCTTGA
- a CDS encoding sugar ABC transporter ATPase — MATLELRNVNKTYGAGLPDTLKNIELSIKDGEFLILVGPSGCGKSTLMNCIAGLETITGGAIMIGDQDVSGMSPKDRDIAMVFQSYALYPTMSVRENIEFGLKIRKMPQAAIDEEVTRVAKLLQIEHLLNRKPGQLSGGQQQRVAMGRALARRPKIYLFDEPLSNLDAKLRVEMRTEMKLMHQRLKTTTVYVTHDQIEAMTLGDKVAVMKDGIIQQFGTPKDIYNNPANLFVASFIGSPPMNFIPLRLQRKDGRLLALLDSGQARCELPLGMQDAGLEDREVILGLRPEQIVLAGSEPNGLPTIRAEVQVTEPTGPDTLVFVSLNDTKVCCRLAPDLAPQAGENLTLQFDPQKVLLFDAQTGERLGVAGQPQGEARAANVAQFKGR, encoded by the coding sequence TTCGCAATGTAAACAAGACCTACGGTGCCGGCCTGCCGGACACCCTGAAGAACATCGAGTTGTCGATCAAGGACGGTGAGTTCCTGATCCTCGTCGGCCCTTCGGGTTGCGGCAAGTCGACGCTGATGAACTGCATCGCCGGCCTCGAAACCATCACCGGCGGCGCGATCATGATCGGCGACCAGGATGTCAGCGGCATGAGCCCCAAGGACCGTGACATCGCCATGGTGTTCCAGTCCTACGCGCTGTACCCGACCATGAGCGTGCGCGAGAACATCGAGTTCGGCCTCAAGATCCGCAAGATGCCCCAGGCGGCCATCGACGAGGAAGTCACCCGCGTGGCCAAGCTGCTGCAGATCGAGCACCTGCTCAATCGCAAGCCCGGCCAGCTCTCCGGTGGCCAGCAACAGCGCGTGGCCATGGGCCGGGCACTGGCGCGGCGGCCGAAGATCTACCTGTTTGACGAACCGCTGTCCAACCTCGACGCCAAGCTGCGGGTCGAGATGCGGACCGAAATGAAGCTGATGCACCAGCGCCTGAAAACCACCACCGTCTACGTCACCCACGACCAGATCGAGGCCATGACCCTGGGCGACAAAGTGGCGGTGATGAAGGACGGGATCATCCAGCAGTTCGGCACGCCGAAGGACATCTACAACAACCCGGCCAACCTGTTCGTGGCGAGCTTCATCGGTTCGCCGCCGATGAACTTCATCCCGTTGCGCCTGCAACGCAAGGACGGTCGCCTGCTGGCGCTGCTCGACAGCGGCCAGGCCCGTTGCGAGCTGCCGCTGGGCATGCAGGACGCCGGCCTTGAAGACCGTGAAGTGATTCTCGGCTTGCGTCCGGAACAGATCGTGTTGGCCGGCAGCGAGCCCAACGGCTTGCCGACCATCCGGGCGGAGGTCCAGGTGACCGAGCCGACGGGGCCGGACACCCTTGTATTTGTCAGTCTAAATGACACCAAGGTTTGCTGCCGCCTGGCGCCGGACCTTGCTCCGCAAGCAGGGGAAAATCTGACGCTTCAATTTGATCCTCAAAAAGTATTACTATTTGATGCGCAGACGGGTGAGCGCCTGGGTGTGGCGGGTCAGCCACAAGGCGAAGCTCGGGCGGCGAACGTGGCTCAGTTCAAGGGCCGCTGA